In one Rhodococcus sp. B50 genomic region, the following are encoded:
- a CDS encoding alpha/beta fold hydrolase, whose amino-acid sequence MSRIHLVETSVAHLEVGVDGEGPAVVLLPSLGRDSYEFDPIASDLAAAGFTALRPQPRGIGRSRGPMTDLDLHDLAGDVAAVIEHFDAAPAVVAGHAFGHYVARVLAADRPDLVRGVAVLAAGARRFPASLTERVAKCSDLSLPDDERLVHLRDVFFAEGHDPAVWLDGWWPEAIVSQRAAMAATDKESWWTVAPSPLLDVQAGEDVFRPAETRGELVEEFGSELVSTALVPGCGHALVPESPHEVARTLVEWIRTRLG is encoded by the coding sequence GTGAGCCGAATCCATCTTGTCGAAACGTCGGTAGCGCACCTCGAGGTCGGCGTCGACGGGGAGGGGCCGGCAGTAGTACTGCTTCCCTCCCTGGGGCGCGACTCCTACGAATTCGATCCGATCGCGAGCGACCTCGCGGCAGCGGGATTCACCGCTCTGCGACCGCAACCCCGAGGTATCGGCCGCAGCCGCGGGCCCATGACCGACCTCGACCTGCACGACCTCGCCGGCGATGTCGCCGCCGTCATCGAGCACTTCGATGCCGCTCCCGCGGTGGTGGCCGGTCATGCATTCGGGCACTACGTGGCCCGTGTGCTGGCCGCCGACCGGCCCGATCTCGTCCGGGGGGTCGCCGTGCTGGCCGCCGGTGCCCGCCGCTTCCCGGCCTCGCTGACCGAGCGTGTCGCCAAGTGTTCCGATCTGTCCCTTCCCGACGACGAGCGCCTCGTGCATCTGCGCGACGTCTTTTTCGCCGAGGGGCACGACCCGGCGGTGTGGCTCGACGGCTGGTGGCCCGAGGCGATCGTGTCGCAACGGGCCGCGATGGCCGCGACCGACAAGGAATCGTGGTGGACGGTCGCGCCGTCACCTCTGCTCGACGTGCAGGCCGGTGAGGACGTCTTCCGGCCCGCGGAGACCCGCGGTGAGCTCGTCGAGGAGTTCGGAAGCGAACTCGTCTCCACGGCCCTCGTGCCGGGTTGCGGGCACGCCCTCGTCCCGGAATCCCCTCACGAGGTGGCCCGGACCCTGGTCGAGTGGATCCGTACGCGCCTCGGATGA
- a CDS encoding 3-oxoacyl-ACP reductase family protein, whose amino-acid sequence MTSTIEPTPQTDAGGNKLRGRVAFVTGGTRGIGAAISRSLASQGATVAAGYGRNTSQADQFLADLNENGRKEVRYSVHRGDVANADDCRRTIDEVIDTHGRLDILVNNAGITIDRTVLKMQDEDWDTVLGVNLSGAFYLAQAALRHMLERGTGRIVNVSSVIGETGNIGQANYAASKAGLFGLTKTLAKEAAFYLAKNDKLDSNGIGVTVNTVTPGFVATEMVEAIPEKVLARITDTIPVKRLADPQEIARVVHFLAADASSYITGQVWGVNGGLDM is encoded by the coding sequence ATGACCAGCACCATCGAACCCACTCCGCAGACCGACGCCGGCGGAAACAAGCTCCGCGGACGCGTCGCCTTCGTCACCGGCGGCACGCGCGGCATCGGTGCGGCGATCAGCCGCAGCCTCGCGAGTCAGGGTGCCACCGTCGCCGCAGGTTACGGACGCAACACCTCGCAGGCCGATCAGTTCCTCGCAGACCTGAACGAGAACGGCCGCAAGGAGGTCCGTTACTCGGTGCACCGTGGTGATGTCGCGAACGCAGACGACTGCCGCCGCACCATCGACGAGGTCATCGACACGCACGGTCGCCTCGACATCCTGGTGAACAACGCCGGCATCACCATCGACCGCACGGTACTGAAGATGCAGGACGAGGACTGGGACACCGTCCTCGGCGTGAACCTCTCGGGCGCGTTCTACCTGGCGCAGGCAGCACTGCGACACATGCTCGAGCGCGGCACCGGGCGCATCGTCAACGTCTCCTCTGTCATCGGCGAGACCGGAAACATCGGCCAGGCCAACTACGCGGCATCGAAGGCCGGTCTGTTCGGCCTCACCAAGACCCTCGCCAAGGAAGCAGCCTTCTATCTGGCCAAGAACGACAAGCTGGATTCGAACGGCATCGGCGTCACCGTCAACACCGTCACCCCGGGCTTCGTCGCCACCGAGATGGTCGAAGCCATCCCCGAGAAGGTGCTCGCGCGCATCACGGACACCATCCCCGTGAAGCGACTCGCCGACCCCCAGGAGATCGCCCGGGTCGTGCACTTCCTCGCTGCAGACGCCTCCTCGTACATCACCGGTCAGGTGTGGGGTGTCAACGGCGGCCTGGACATGTGA
- a CDS encoding ketoacyl-ACP synthase III: protein MQPFELNRHGRIVFPSNFIPELDFSTLSSVEHLDAVIRRDFDTKAPTVSEILARHELGNYGSKFEIMRDMALNVFWADRFALMMFERRVTRWGDVPRNRDDVYMPRLTPWPEAEERLGAVEEAYRSLPRAWDSTAEDHIFDRLFAVFGSRRHFAGDLPTVKPTVAQLLSDPENITLRVRHFDPNHPVFGYDEILDCHEDVAELEALSRWSMVLHNQQPWDGNELELVRVADLKDDDYVVVSHPRNREVQRFINRATSGKTRKATSFTRHEPVAPSTPYPAVDVRSEFAVAPRIDAIAVAHGDQVCTNEDLIRNTAYNWSPMSADEITAKTGIEQRRYTSGTFEELALIAAKQAVAHAGIGPQDIGAVITCTCTSGRLIPSLATWISGELGIGQTHASFDLIAACAGMPYGLAEATRILQQVKRPVLVVCVEKFSDKIGNVRPSRMIFGDGAAAMVVSPAAEGEAPDLEFFNSYASGPTSEVNSIIWPNPDFDNFITVYGPEVKTLAGRYLAQMLDEIKALPSPDDAERSLLDDIDLIVPHQANKTMVIELAANAGLSADRLYFNIEKVGNTSSASIPLAIHDAVRDGVITEPVRIFAPGFGAGAVAGYTVMRIDPKVVVPFETTYAG, encoded by the coding sequence ATGCAGCCCTTCGAGCTCAATCGGCACGGCCGAATCGTCTTTCCCTCCAATTTCATTCCCGAACTCGACTTCTCCACGCTGAGCAGCGTCGAGCATCTCGACGCCGTCATCCGCCGCGACTTCGACACCAAGGCACCCACGGTCTCGGAGATCCTCGCCCGGCACGAACTGGGTAACTACGGTTCGAAGTTCGAGATCATGCGGGACATGGCCCTCAACGTGTTCTGGGCCGATCGTTTCGCCCTGATGATGTTCGAGCGGCGGGTCACCCGCTGGGGCGACGTGCCCCGTAATCGTGACGACGTCTACATGCCCCGCCTGACTCCCTGGCCCGAGGCCGAGGAGCGGCTGGGAGCCGTCGAGGAGGCCTACCGCTCGCTTCCCCGCGCATGGGACAGCACCGCAGAGGATCACATCTTCGATCGGCTCTTCGCGGTCTTCGGCTCTCGTCGTCACTTCGCCGGCGATCTTCCGACCGTCAAACCCACTGTCGCGCAGCTGCTCTCCGATCCGGAGAACATCACCCTCCGTGTCCGGCACTTCGATCCGAACCACCCCGTCTTCGGATACGACGAGATCCTCGACTGCCACGAGGACGTCGCCGAACTCGAGGCACTGAGCCGGTGGTCGATGGTGCTGCACAACCAGCAGCCCTGGGACGGAAACGAACTCGAACTCGTGCGGGTCGCGGACCTGAAGGACGACGACTACGTCGTGGTCTCGCACCCGCGCAATCGCGAGGTGCAGCGGTTCATCAACCGGGCCACCTCCGGGAAGACCCGCAAGGCCACCTCGTTCACGCGGCACGAACCGGTCGCCCCGTCGACGCCCTACCCGGCCGTCGACGTGCGGTCGGAGTTCGCGGTCGCACCGCGCATCGACGCGATCGCGGTGGCTCACGGCGATCAGGTGTGCACCAACGAGGACCTGATCCGCAACACCGCCTACAACTGGTCGCCGATGTCGGCCGACGAGATCACGGCGAAGACCGGGATCGAACAGCGCCGGTACACCTCGGGCACCTTCGAGGAACTTGCCCTGATCGCGGCGAAGCAGGCGGTCGCCCACGCCGGCATCGGCCCGCAGGACATCGGCGCGGTCATCACCTGCACGTGCACGAGCGGCCGGCTGATCCCGTCCCTCGCCACGTGGATCTCGGGTGAACTCGGCATCGGTCAGACCCATGCCTCGTTCGACCTGATCGCGGCGTGCGCGGGTATGCCCTACGGCCTGGCCGAGGCGACCCGCATCCTGCAGCAGGTGAAGCGTCCCGTCCTCGTGGTGTGCGTCGAGAAGTTCTCGGACAAGATCGGCAACGTCCGGCCGTCCCGCATGATCTTCGGTGACGGTGCCGCGGCGATGGTCGTCTCGCCCGCCGCCGAGGGCGAGGCACCCGATCTCGAGTTCTTCAACAGCTACGCGAGCGGTCCGACGAGCGAGGTCAACTCGATCATCTGGCCGAATCCGGACTTCGACAACTTCATCACGGTCTACGGACCCGAGGTGAAGACGCTCGCCGGTCGCTATCTGGCGCAGATGCTCGACGAGATCAAGGCCCTCCCCTCCCCCGACGACGCCGAGCGGTCGCTGCTCGACGACATCGATCTCATCGTTCCCCATCAGGCGAACAAGACGATGGTCATCGAGCTCGCTGCGAACGCAGGACTCTCGGCCGACCGGTTGTACTTCAATATCGAGAAGGTCGGCAACACGTCGTCGGCGAGCATCCCGCTCGCGATCCACGACGCCGTCCGCGACGGAGTGATCACCGAACCGGTGCGCATCTTCGCCCCCGGCTTCGGTGCGGGAGCGGTGGCGGGTTACACCGTCATGCGGATCGACCCGAAGGTGGTCGTGCCGTTCGAGACGACGTACGCCGGCTGA
- a CDS encoding excalibur calcium-binding domain-containing protein — MKFRRIVAATLGCVALTVAAPSTAGAFPLVDLLPKGIAELVPSGSFNPFAPPPAPAPAPPAAPTPQAAPAPQAAPAPQAAPAPRPAPAAPSGGFKNCTEAWNAGAAPVHRNDPGYAPRLDRDNDGIGCERDPR; from the coding sequence ATGAAGTTCCGCCGCATTGTCGCTGCGACGCTGGGGTGTGTTGCCCTGACGGTCGCCGCACCCTCGACCGCAGGCGCCTTCCCTCTCGTGGACCTGCTCCCGAAGGGCATCGCCGAGCTCGTCCCGAGCGGGTCGTTCAACCCGTTCGCGCCGCCTCCGGCACCTGCCCCGGCTCCCCCCGCCGCGCCCACGCCCCAGGCCGCTCCGGCTCCCCAGGCGGCTCCGGCTCCTCAGGCGGCTCCGGCTCCCCGTCCGGCTCCGGCCGCGCCGAGCGGTGGGTTCAAGAACTGCACCGAGGCGTGGAATGCCGGTGCGGCTCCGGTCCACCGCAACGACCCCGGCTACGCGCCGCGTCTCGACCGCGACAACGACGGGATCGGGTGCGAGCGGGATCCGCGCTGA
- a CDS encoding maleylpyruvate isomerase family mycothiol-dependent enzyme: MGFNDLDLSERLLIARRGTAYLSQRLAELTDDELDGPTLLEGWTRRHLVAHIGYNAAALCRLMDWAATGVETPMYASTEQRAQEIADGATLNPAALRNLFSHTVARLDEKWRHLPEAAWKSEVRTAQGRLVPAEEVAWMRTREVWIHAVDLDNGGRFGDFPPVVLDSLLDDIVGMWRKKDLGAGIALEVDGREPVRVQDDAETTHTVRGDLAGIVRWAAGRGAVGVAGGQLAPPRWL, encoded by the coding sequence GTGGGATTCAACGATCTCGACCTCTCCGAGCGGCTTCTCATCGCCCGGCGGGGCACCGCGTACCTGTCGCAGCGCCTGGCCGAGCTGACCGACGACGAACTCGACGGTCCCACCCTGCTCGAAGGGTGGACGCGCCGACATCTCGTCGCGCACATCGGATACAACGCCGCGGCGCTGTGCCGGCTCATGGACTGGGCGGCGACCGGGGTCGAGACGCCGATGTACGCGTCCACCGAGCAGCGGGCACAGGAGATCGCCGACGGCGCGACGCTGAATCCCGCCGCTCTGCGGAACCTGTTCTCCCACACTGTTGCCCGTCTCGACGAGAAGTGGCGGCATCTTCCGGAAGCCGCATGGAAGTCCGAGGTCCGCACCGCGCAGGGACGGCTCGTCCCGGCCGAGGAGGTCGCCTGGATGCGCACCCGCGAAGTGTGGATCCACGCAGTCGATCTCGACAACGGTGGCCGCTTCGGCGATTTCCCGCCCGTCGTGCTCGACTCGCTCCTCGACGACATCGTCGGCATGTGGCGCAAGAAGGACCTCGGTGCGGGCATCGCCCTCGAGGTCGACGGACGCGAACCCGTCCGGGTGCAGGACGACGCCGAGACCACCCACACCGTGCGGGGGGATCTCGCCGGCATCGTCCGCTGGGCGGCCGGTCGCGGAGCCGTCGGCGTTGCCGGAGGCCAACTCGCTCCGCCACGGTGGCTCTAG
- a CDS encoding fumarylacetoacetate hydrolase family protein: MRLATLRLDGGTAAVRVDNDSSATVIDGYADLSALLDNPEWKSVAEQASGKTVDLADADYAPVVPAPGKIVCVGLNYGTHIKEMGRDLPEYPTLFSKFKEALTGPYDDVVVPAYAAAQLDWEAELAVVIGKQAYQVSEADAAEYIAGYSVINDYTMRDYQYRTLQWDQGKTFEKTSGFGPVLDTDYQLGTGIETRLEGEVMQSSNTNDLVFTPAKLVDYISHIVTLQPGDVIITGTTGGVGHARKPARYIQNGEVCEVTIEGLGTVRNKTIVK; encoded by the coding sequence ATGCGTCTCGCCACCCTCCGCCTCGACGGCGGCACCGCCGCCGTCCGCGTCGACAACGACTCCAGCGCCACCGTCATCGACGGTTACGCCGACCTGTCCGCACTCCTCGACAACCCGGAGTGGAAGTCGGTCGCCGAGCAGGCCTCGGGCAAGACCGTCGACCTCGCCGACGCCGATTACGCACCTGTCGTTCCCGCGCCGGGCAAGATCGTGTGCGTCGGCCTGAACTACGGGACCCACATCAAGGAGATGGGCCGCGACCTGCCGGAGTACCCGACCCTGTTCTCGAAGTTCAAGGAAGCCCTCACCGGCCCGTACGACGACGTCGTCGTGCCTGCCTACGCAGCAGCTCAGCTGGACTGGGAAGCCGAACTCGCCGTCGTCATCGGCAAGCAGGCCTACCAGGTCTCCGAGGCCGACGCCGCCGAGTACATCGCCGGTTACTCGGTGATCAACGACTACACGATGCGCGACTACCAGTACCGCACGCTGCAGTGGGATCAGGGCAAGACCTTCGAGAAGACCAGTGGTTTCGGTCCGGTCCTCGACACCGACTACCAGCTCGGCACCGGCATCGAGACCCGTCTCGAGGGCGAGGTCATGCAGTCGTCGAACACCAACGACCTGGTGTTCACCCCGGCCAAGCTCGTCGACTACATCTCGCACATCGTCACCCTGCAGCCCGGCGACGTCATCATCACCGGCACCACCGGCGGTGTCGGCCACGCCCGCAAGCCCGCGCGTTACATCCAGAACGGTGAGGTCTGCGAGGTCACCATCGAGGGCCTCGGCACCGTCCGGAACAAGACGATCGTCAAGTAG
- a CDS encoding cupin domain-containing protein, with amino-acid sequence MTATEPVDPELQKLYDDFETEHLNPLWTQIGDLMPMVPTSKAVPFVWKWSTLYPLAQRAGDLVPVGRGGERRAIALANPGLGGVPYVTPTLWAAIQYLGPKETAPEHRHSQNAFRFVVEGEGVWTVVNGDPVAMRRGDFLLTPGWNFHGHHNETEQPMAWIDGLDIPFVHYTDTGFFEFGSDGVTDEGTPDISRSERLWVHPGLRPLVGLDRKTSSPIACYRWEHTDRALNEQLALEDEGYAATPEPGHAAVRYTNPTTGGDVMPTIRAEFHRLRPGAHTRARRDVGSVVFQVFDGEGRFHLADKSHDVTKGDMIVVPSWVEWSLETDKGVDLFAFSDAPIVERLHFNRTIISEGA; translated from the coding sequence ATGACTGCCACCGAGCCTGTCGATCCCGAGCTCCAGAAGCTGTACGACGACTTCGAGACCGAACACCTCAACCCGTTGTGGACCCAGATCGGCGACCTGATGCCGATGGTCCCGACGTCCAAGGCCGTCCCCTTCGTCTGGAAGTGGTCGACGCTCTATCCGTTGGCGCAGCGCGCCGGCGACCTCGTCCCGGTCGGCCGCGGCGGAGAGCGTCGCGCCATCGCGCTCGCGAACCCGGGCCTCGGCGGCGTCCCGTACGTCACCCCCACGCTGTGGGCGGCAATCCAGTACCTCGGCCCGAAGGAGACGGCTCCCGAGCACCGGCACTCGCAGAACGCCTTCCGCTTCGTCGTCGAGGGCGAGGGCGTGTGGACCGTGGTCAACGGCGACCCGGTCGCTATGCGTCGCGGCGACTTCCTGCTCACCCCGGGCTGGAATTTCCACGGCCACCACAACGAGACCGAGCAGCCGATGGCGTGGATCGACGGCCTCGACATCCCGTTCGTGCACTACACCGACACCGGTTTCTTCGAGTTCGGCTCGGACGGTGTCACCGACGAGGGCACCCCGGACATCTCCCGGTCCGAGCGGCTGTGGGTCCACCCCGGTCTGCGCCCGCTCGTGGGCCTCGACCGCAAGACCAGCTCGCCGATCGCGTGCTACCGCTGGGAGCACACCGATCGCGCACTGAACGAGCAGCTCGCCCTCGAGGACGAGGGTTACGCCGCCACGCCCGAGCCCGGTCACGCCGCCGTCCGCTACACCAACCCCACCACCGGTGGCGACGTCATGCCGACGATCCGCGCCGAGTTCCACCGCCTGCGCCCCGGAGCGCACACCCGCGCCCGTCGCGACGTCGGTTCCGTCGTCTTCCAGGTCTTCGACGGTGAGGGCCGCTTCCATCTCGCAGACAAGAGCCACGACGTCACCAAGGGCGACATGATCGTCGTCCCGTCCTGGGTCGAGTGGTCGCTCGAGACCGACAAGGGCGTCGATCTCTTCGCTTTCTCCGACGCACCGATCGTCGAACGTCTGCATTTCAACCGCACCATCATCTCCGAAGGAGCCTGA
- a CDS encoding IclR family transcriptional regulator, whose translation MQNKPMGTIRKPTYMLESVDNALRLLQLLRDAGALRLKDAAAELGTAPSTAHRLLAMLVYRGFAVQDEKRMYHPGPALGVGPARQGWTRDFTDICRPHMEALATLADETVNLVIRVGSQARFLWTAETASILRVGDRRGQVLPAELTAGGRILLAELPRAVLEQLYLRPADEPHISHGPSPAYETDRRMAIGEFEEFAHELEAARKLGFAVNVEQTEEGVAALGVAIRNGRGTAIGALTVAVPVTRYRQHLRGKLVSQMQAAVRGIEVDVADIAGPDALNSTVQK comes from the coding sequence ATGCAGAACAAGCCGATGGGCACGATTCGTAAGCCGACGTACATGCTCGAGTCGGTCGACAACGCGTTGCGGTTGCTCCAGCTGCTCCGCGATGCCGGTGCGCTCCGGCTCAAGGATGCGGCTGCAGAACTCGGGACCGCGCCGTCCACCGCGCACCGTCTGCTGGCGATGCTCGTCTACCGGGGCTTCGCCGTGCAGGACGAGAAACGGATGTACCATCCGGGGCCGGCGCTCGGCGTCGGCCCGGCCCGGCAGGGCTGGACGCGAGACTTCACCGACATCTGCCGTCCTCACATGGAAGCGCTCGCGACGCTCGCCGACGAGACCGTCAACCTCGTGATCCGGGTCGGATCGCAGGCGCGATTCCTGTGGACGGCGGAGACGGCATCGATCCTGCGTGTGGGTGATCGCCGAGGTCAGGTGCTACCCGCCGAGCTCACGGCGGGTGGCCGCATCCTCCTGGCCGAGCTGCCCCGCGCGGTGCTCGAACAGCTCTATCTGCGGCCGGCGGACGAGCCCCACATCAGCCACGGACCCAGCCCCGCCTACGAGACCGACCGCCGCATGGCGATCGGGGAGTTCGAGGAGTTCGCGCACGAACTCGAAGCGGCACGCAAGCTGGGTTTCGCGGTCAACGTCGAACAGACGGAGGAGGGCGTCGCGGCGCTCGGGGTGGCGATCCGCAACGGTCGGGGCACCGCGATCGGTGCCCTCACGGTGGCCGTGCCGGTCACCCGTTACCGCCAGCACCTGCGCGGCAAGCTGGTCTCCCAGATGCAGGCGGCGGTGCGTGGCATCGAGGTCGACGTCGCCGATATTGCCGGACCGGACGCCTTGAATTCCACGGTGCAGAAATAG
- a CDS encoding MFS transporter translates to MHPPNETSPTRAGGSITLPRAHVIAVIVCWLFVVFDGYDLIVYGNVISSLQDEWGISSSTAGTLGSLAFVGMMIGAVLAGRLSDAIGRKNAVIGCVVVLSVFTALCAVAPGPAIFGALRLVAGIGLGGLVPTSNALAAELVPDKWRAAVATMMMSGVPIGGSIAALVGIPVIPNWGWRPMFAFALIPLFVLVPLAIKVLPKHAVPSTHPDSSEGGFKELLGSRFRAISIMFAAVTVVTLLAWYGLGTWLPKLMQGEGTDLGNALTFSLALNLGAVAGSFITAWGGVRWGSVPTSIIAALIAGVALLTLLLDPPVAAVYLIFVLAGVGTHGTQALIIAAVASYYPDHLRGTALGWALGVGRIGAVAAPQIGGWLLAAGLGANSNFVLFGVSALISSLLLTVIWKKFPARHDSLRPISMH, encoded by the coding sequence ATGCATCCCCCCAACGAGACTTCACCGACGCGGGCCGGAGGCAGCATCACCCTCCCCCGGGCCCACGTCATCGCGGTGATCGTCTGCTGGCTCTTCGTCGTGTTCGACGGCTACGACCTCATCGTCTACGGCAACGTGATCTCGAGCCTGCAGGACGAATGGGGCATCAGTTCCTCCACTGCAGGCACACTGGGAAGCCTCGCGTTCGTGGGCATGATGATCGGCGCGGTGCTCGCGGGTCGGCTCTCCGACGCGATCGGCCGCAAGAACGCCGTCATCGGTTGCGTCGTCGTCCTCTCCGTCTTCACGGCGCTGTGCGCGGTGGCTCCCGGACCAGCGATCTTCGGAGCGCTACGTCTCGTCGCCGGCATCGGCCTCGGCGGACTCGTGCCGACTTCGAACGCCCTGGCCGCAGAACTCGTGCCCGACAAGTGGCGCGCCGCGGTCGCGACGATGATGATGTCGGGCGTCCCGATCGGCGGCTCGATCGCCGCGCTCGTGGGAATCCCCGTGATCCCCAACTGGGGCTGGCGGCCCATGTTCGCGTTCGCTCTGATTCCCTTGTTCGTTCTGGTACCGCTCGCGATCAAGGTCCTGCCGAAACACGCCGTACCCAGCACTCATCCGGACAGCTCCGAGGGTGGGTTCAAGGAACTGCTCGGCTCCCGCTTCCGCGCCATCAGCATCATGTTCGCGGCCGTCACCGTCGTGACACTGCTCGCCTGGTACGGCCTCGGCACCTGGTTGCCCAAGCTCATGCAGGGCGAGGGCACCGACCTCGGCAACGCCCTCACGTTCTCCCTCGCCCTGAATCTCGGCGCGGTCGCCGGTTCCTTCATCACCGCTTGGGGCGGCGTGCGATGGGGCTCGGTGCCGACCAGCATCATCGCCGCGCTCATCGCCGGTGTCGCACTGCTGACCCTGCTGCTCGACCCGCCGGTCGCCGCGGTGTATCTGATCTTCGTGCTCGCCGGTGTGGGCACCCACGGCACGCAGGCCCTGATCATCGCCGCGGTCGCGTCCTACTATCCCGATCACCTGCGCGGTACCGCGCTCGGGTGGGCACTCGGCGTCGGACGCATCGGTGCCGTCGCCGCCCCGCAGATCGGTGGCTGGTTGCTCGCCGCCGGCCTCGGTGCCAACTCCAACTTCGTGCTCTTCGGTGTCAGCGCCCTGATCTCGTCGCTGCTGCTGACGGTGATCTGGAAGAAGTTCCCCGCACGTCACGATTCGCTTCGCCCGATCTCCATGCACTGA
- a CDS encoding FAD-dependent monooxygenase, which produces MSDLKDARVLIAGGGIGGVANALALAQKGAQVTLFERAPEFGEVGAGLQIGPHGSRILQSLGVYDEVIAKGVLPKNLVFRDAVTAEILTKIDLGHDYQQHYGGVYFVVHRSDLHSVLVEAARKAGADLRTNSTVTDVVTEGDTVRVVLENGEEHVGDVALGMDGLHSRLRPKLSDDKPVGSGYVAFRGTFPMNEVPLEEEIEDVVGYIGPRCHFIQYPLRQGEMLNQVAVFQSPAFLRGEEMWGSPEELAHAYDHCHESVQAALKYLWTDRWWPMFDRNPIDNWVDGRMILLGDAAHPPLQYLASGAVMALEDARCLADYAAEDLQGDTKNWPKILQDVNAERAPRCNRILTTGRMWGDLWHLDGAGREARNELFRIRDTSSYKYTDWLWGYSSARTR; this is translated from the coding sequence ATGTCCGACCTGAAGGACGCACGAGTTCTCATTGCCGGCGGCGGCATCGGCGGCGTCGCCAACGCCCTCGCTCTCGCGCAGAAGGGCGCCCAGGTCACGCTGTTCGAGCGCGCTCCCGAGTTCGGCGAGGTGGGCGCGGGCCTTCAGATCGGCCCGCACGGTTCGCGCATCCTGCAGTCACTCGGTGTGTACGACGAGGTCATCGCGAAGGGCGTGCTGCCCAAGAACCTCGTCTTCCGTGATGCCGTGACCGCGGAGATCCTCACCAAGATCGACCTCGGACACGACTACCAGCAGCACTACGGCGGCGTGTACTTCGTAGTACACCGCTCCGATCTGCACTCCGTGCTCGTCGAGGCGGCCCGCAAGGCCGGCGCCGATCTGCGGACGAACTCCACGGTCACCGACGTGGTCACCGAGGGTGACACCGTGCGGGTCGTGCTCGAGAACGGCGAGGAGCACGTCGGCGACGTCGCGCTCGGCATGGACGGGCTGCACTCGCGTCTGCGCCCGAAGCTCTCCGACGACAAGCCCGTCGGCTCGGGTTACGTCGCATTCCGCGGCACCTTCCCGATGAACGAGGTTCCGCTCGAGGAGGAGATCGAGGACGTCGTCGGTTACATCGGCCCTCGCTGCCACTTCATCCAGTACCCGCTGCGTCAGGGCGAGATGCTCAACCAGGTCGCGGTGTTCCAGTCCCCTGCTTTCCTCCGCGGTGAGGAGATGTGGGGCAGCCCCGAGGAACTCGCCCACGCTTACGATCACTGCCACGAGAGCGTGCAGGCCGCACTGAAGTATCTGTGGACCGATCGCTGGTGGCCGATGTTCGACCGCAATCCCATCGACAACTGGGTCGACGGCCGGATGATCCTGCTCGGCGACGCCGCGCATCCGCCGCTGCAGTATCTCGCCTCCGGTGCCGTCATGGCACTCGAGGACGCACGATGCCTCGCCGACTACGCCGCCGAGGATCTGCAGGGCGACACGAAGAACTGGCCGAAGATCCTCCAGGACGTCAACGCCGAACGCGCACCGCGCTGCAACCGCATCCTCACCACCGGACGCATGTGGGGCGATCTGTGGCATCTCGACGGTGCCGGTCGCGAGGCCCGCAACGAGCTGTTCCGCATCCGCGACACCTCGAGCTACAAGTACACCGACTGGCTCTGGGGATACAGTTCGGCCCGCACCCGCTGA